From a single Cryptococcus neoformans var. neoformans B-3501A chromosome 3, whole genome shotgun sequence genomic region:
- a CDS encoding hypothetical protein (Match to ESTs gb|CF190600.1|CF190600, gb|CF193812.1|CF193812; HMMPfam hit to Pro_isomerase, Cyclophilin type peptidyl-prolyl cis-trans isomerase, score: 232.6, E(): 7.1e-67), whose product MSGPSPTYVTFDTSVGSFTVELYTAHAPKTCNNFAKLAERGYYNGVIFHRIIPNFMIQGGDPTGTGRGGTSIYGDRFADEIHPELRFVGAGILAMANSGPNTNGSQFFITCAPTPYLDGKHTIFGRVSSGMKTIQRLEAVRTDKDDRPVEEIKIHRARLGDATQGGGLAVAMPA is encoded by the exons ATGTCAGGCCCTTCTCCAACATACGTCACATTCGACACTTCCGTCGGTTCATTCACTGTCGAACTCTACACGGCCCATGCGCCCAAG ACATGTAACAACTTTGCCAAGCTGGCGGAGCGAGGCTATTACAACGGTGTCATTTTCCATCGAATTATCCCT AATTTCATGATTCAAGGTGGTGACCCAACAGGAACGGGGCGAGGTGGAACCTCAATTTATGGCGATAGGTTTGCCGACGAAATCCACCCCGAGCTGAGATTTGTTGGTGCGGGAATCTTGGCCATGGCTAATTCTGGACCGAATACTAATG GTTCacaattcttcatcacatGT GCCCCGACACCGTACCTCGACGGAAAGCACACGATATTCGGTCGAGTGTCTTCTGGTATGAAGACCATTCAGAGATTAGAGGCTGTGCGGACGGACAAGGACGACAGACCAGTGGAGGAAATCAAGATACATCGAGCGAGACTGGGTGACGCTAcgcaaggaggagggctgGCTGTCGCCATGCCTGCTTAA
- a CDS encoding hypothetical protein (HMMPfam hit to EFG_C, Elongation factor G C-terminus, score: 124.0, E(): 3.4e-34; HMMPfam hit to EFG_IV, Elongation factor G, domain IV, score: 204.1, E(): 2.7e-58; HMMPfam hit to GTP_EFTU, Elongation factor Tu GTP binding domain, score: 312.2, E(): 7.9e-91; HMMPfam hit to GTP_EFTU_D2, Elongation factor Tu domain 2, score: 67.0, E(): 4.9e-17) — protein MSAIARAAARVRQQNTTPLQRPLLLQRKPVLTHTLPLHASPLKPSLATSITSPNFQQSFQRRWASASAKAEEGAKEEVWPQRKLPELTETDKLRLRRQRNVGISAHIDSGKTTLTERVLYYTGRIRDIHEVRGRDAVGAKMDSMELEREKGITIQSAATFADWVAPKPPTELKEGETVGNTDKQKFAINIIDTPGHVDFTIEVERALRVLDGAVLVLCAVSGVQSQTITVDRQMRRYNVPRLAFINKMDRAGSNPFRVIGQLRGKLKMNAAAVQVPIGSESDFAGVVDIVRMKAIYNEGVKGNQIVETDEIPESVRALAEEKRAELIEQLSEADETLCDLFLDEAPITPTDIAQALQRATTSLRFTPVFMGSAIKNTGVQPLLDGVCAYLPNPSEVQNQAMDATLPAHAPTIPLVPATDAPLVGLAFKLEEGRYGQLTYMRVYQGELKRGSMIYNARTGKRVKVPRLVRMHADEMEDVDAVVAGEICAMFGVECSSGDTFTDGSSTYTMTSMFVPEPVISLSIRPEGNETPNFSRALNRFQKEDPTFRVHVDSESQETIISGMGELHLDIYVERMKREYNVACVTGKPRVAFRETITEAAKFNYTHKKQSGGSGQFGRVIGSIEPMETDPDTGKDTAFENRIIGGNIPNQFIPAIQKGFQEALDRGLITGHPITGCKFVLDDGSAHAVDSNELAFRLAAIGAFREAFNKARPVVLEPVMTVEIVAPIEFQGNVIGAINQRKGTIVDTEVRDDEFTLTAEVALNDMFGYSSQLRGMTQGKGEFSMEYKNHQPVLPNIQKEMAEAFRKKQLSK, from the exons ATGTCAGCCATTGCAAGAGCAGCGGCCAGAGTTAGGCAGCAAAACACAACCCCACTTCAgcgccctcttcttctccagcgaAAACCCGTTCTCACTCACaccctccctctccatgCATCTCCCCTCAAGCCATCCCTTGCAACTTCCATCACATCTCCCAACTTTCAACAATCATTCCAGAGGAGATGGGCCTCTGCATCAGCCAAGGCAGAGGAAGGggccaaggaggaggtttgGCCCCAGAGGAAGCTGCCCGAGCTTACTGAGACCGATAAGTTAAGGTTGAGACGTCAAAGGAACGTCGGTATCTCGGCCCATATTGACTCTGGTAAGACAACTTTGACTGAGCGA GTACTTTATTACACTGGTCGGATTCGAGATATCCACGAGGTTCGAGGTCGTGATGCTGTCGGTGCCAAGATGGACTCTATGGAGCTGGAACGTGAAAAGGGTATTACCATCCAGTCTGCTGCCACTTTTGCCGATTGGGTTGCTCCCAAGCCTCCTACAGAGTTAAAAGAAGGTGAAACCGTCGGCAACACTGACAAGCAAAAGTTTgccatcaacatcatcgACACTCCGGGTCACGTCGACTTTACCATTGAAGTCGAGAGAGCGTTGCGAGTGTTGGACGGTGCAGTGTTAGTGCTTTGTGCTGTTTCTGGTGTTCAGAGTCAGACAATCACCGTAGACAGGCAAATGCGAAGGTATAATGTCCCCAGGCTGGCATTCATCAACAAGATGGACCGAGCTGGATCCAATCCCTTCCGTGTTATCGGTCAACTTCGGGGCAAGTTAAAGATGAACGCCGCTGCCGTCCAGGTCCCTATTGGATCTGAAAGTGACTTTGCCGGTGTCGTTGACATTGTCAGGATGAAGGCCATCTACAATGAAGGTGTCAAGGG TAACCAAATTGTTGAGACCGACGAGATTCCCGAAAGCGTTCGCGCTCTTGCTGAAGAGAAGCGTGCAGAGCTCATCGAGCAGCTTTCCGAGGCTGATGAGACTCTGTGTGACCTTTTCCTCGACGAGGCTCCTATCACCCCTACCGATATCGCCCAAGCCCTTCAACGAGCTACCACCTCTCTCCGTTTCACCCCCGTCTTCATGGGCTCTGCCATCAAGAACACTGGTGTCCAGCCTCTCTTGGACGGTGTCTGTGCTTACCTTCCCAACCCCAGTGAAGTCCAGAACCAAGCTATGGacgccactcttcctgCTCACGCCCCAACTATTCCCCTTGTCCCCGCTACCGATGCGCCTTTGGTCGGCTTGGCTTTCAAGCTCGAAGAAGGCAGGTACGGTCAATTGACCTACATGAGGGTGTACCAAGGAGAGTTGAAGAGGGGTTCCATGATCTACAACGCCAGGACAGGTAAGAGAGTCAAGGTCCCTAGGTTGGTGAGGATGCATGCGGACGAAATGGAGGACGTCGATGCTGTTGTGGCTGGTGAAATTTGTGCGATGTTTGGTGTGGAATGCTCCTCCGGCGACACGTTCACCGACGGTTCGTCCACTTACACTATG ACTTCCATGTTCGTCCCCGAGCCTGTTATTTCCCTTTCTATCCGGCCTGAAGGAAACGAAACTCCCAACTTCTCTCGTGCTCTTAACCGATTCCAGAAGGAGGATCCCACTTTCCGTGTGCACGTTGACTCTGAGTCTCAGGAG ACTATCATTTCTGGTATGGGTGAACTACACCTCGACATTTATGTTGAACGTATGAAGCGGGAATACAATGTTGCCTGTGTCACGGGTAAACCCCGTGTTGCTTTCCGAGAAACCATCACCGAAGCCGCCAAATTCAATTACACCCACAAAAAACAGTCTGGTGGTTCTGGTCAATTCGGTAGGGTCATTGGATCCATCGAGCCCATGGAGACCGATCCCGACACTGGCAAGGATACTGCCTTTGAGAACAGGATTATCGGTGGTAACATTCCCAACCAATTCATCCCTGCTATTCAGAAG GGTTTCCAAGAGGCGCTTGACAGAGGTCTTATCACCGGCCATCCTATTACGGGCTGTAAATTCGTCCTCGATGACGGTTCTGCCCATGCTGTTGATTCGAACGAACTTGCTTTCCGTCTCGCTGCTATTGGTGCTTTCCGAGAAGCCTTCAACAAGGCCAGGCCTGTCGTCCTTGAACCTGTCATGACCGTCGAAATCGTCGCCCCCATCGAGTTCCAGGGTAACGTCATTGGCGCCATCAACCAACGCAAGGGTACTATCGTGGACACCGAAGTTAGAGATGACGAGTTCACCTTGACAGCCGAGGTGGCTTTGAATGACATGTTTGGTTACTCAAGTCAATTGCGTGGTATGACTCAGGGTAAGGGAGAGTTCTCAATGGAGTACAAGAACCATCAGCCTGTCCTTCCAAACATCCAAAAAGAGATGGCTGAGGCATtcaggaagaagcagcttAGCAAGTAG
- a CDS encoding hypothetical protein (HMMPfam hit to HORMA, HORMA domain, score: 189.6, E(): 6.2e-54): MAQKQATRTNQAITLKGSTALVTEFFEYSVNSILYQRGVYPSDDFRMVKKYGLPMLVTADEELKEYISTVLNQVQEWLLSSSLSRIVLAIKSVETGETLERWQFDIYTDESALAPLPGGPPKSAGSKKKEKTEKEVQGEIREIMKQITSSVTFLPILEEQCTFTILAHTNDSPDVAIPATWNDADPHLIDKGKVEQVRLRSFSTNVHSLEAMVAYRVGE, encoded by the exons ATGGCGCAAAAACAAGCAACAAGGACAAACCAAGCAATCACCCTCAAAGGGTCAACAGCCCTCGTGACAGAGTTCTTCGAATATAGCGTAAACAG CATCCTTTATCAACGAGGCGTATACCCTTCAGATGACTTTAG GATGGTAAAAAAGTACGGCTTGCCCATGCTTGTGACAGCGGACGAAGAACTCAAGGAATACATCTCTACTGTCCTCAACCAGGTCCAAG AATGGCTactctcctcatctttATCTCGTATTGTCCTCGCCATCAAGTCGGTTGAAACAGGCGAAACACTTGAACGATGGCAATTTGACATTTATACGGACGAGTCAGCTCTCGCCCCTCTACCTGGTGGCCCACCCAAATCCGCCGGTagtaaaaaaaaggagaagacagAAAAGGAAGTTCAAGGGGAGATCAGGGAAATCATGAAGCAAATCACATCCAGTGTGACGTTCTTGCCCATATTGGAGGAACAGT GCACATTTACAATTTTAGCGCATACGAATGATTCTCCGGACGTGGCTATCCCAGCTACATGGAATGACGCTGATCCCCATCTTATtgacaaaggaaaagtggAGCAAGTGAGGCTTCGAAGCTTTAGCACCAACGTGCACTCTCTGGAG GCTATGGTGGCTTATCGTGTCGGAGAGTAA